Genomic segment of Syntrophorhabdaceae bacterium:
GCGTGGCAAAAACGTTCTCAAGGGTGAGGAGCTTGTTGTTTTTGGGTGGTTCTTCTACCCAGACGTCGACGCCGGCGGCAAAGATCTTTCCCGAAACGAGAGAATCATAAAGGTCGTTCTCGTTAACGATCCCACCCCGGGCACAGTTGACAAGAATGACGTTGTCCTTCATGATGGCAAGCTTTTCGGCGGTGATCATGTTCTTCGTCGTTCCCGTGAGGGGCGTATGAAAGGTGATGACGTCGGAAACCCCGAGAAGGTCGTCGAGCTCGTCGTAAAGATTGACCCCGAGGCTCTCGGCCTTGCTCTTCTTTATGTAGGGGTCGTAGGCGATGACCTTCATGCCGAAACTCTTCGCGCGGATGGCAACGTTGCTCCCGATGCGGCCGAGACCGATAATACCCAGGGTCTTGTTGTTGAGTTCGATCCCCATGAACTTCTTTCGGTCCCACTTGCCCTGCTTAAGGGACTCGTTGGCGAGCGGTATCTTTCGCGCGGCGCCGAGCATGACGCCCATGGTAAGCTCTGTCGCGGCCAGGGTGTTCCCCGTGGGGGCATTGAGCACGATGAGGCCTTTCTTGCTGGCCGCCTCGATATCGATGTTGTCCACGCCGACACCGGCGCGCCCGATTATCTTGAGCCGGCCCGGATTCTCAATGAGATCCTCCCTGACCGTCGTGCCGCTCCGGGTAATAATGGCATCGTAGTTGCCGATGATTGTTTTCAATTCATCGAGCTTTATGCCAGCCTTGACTTCGATGTCGACTTCCTTGTCTGCCGCGAGGATCTTCAGCCCCTCTTCGGCAAGATGGTCTGTGACGAGGATCTTGAATTTTTTCATCGGAATCCGCCTAAGTTATTATTTCTTGTAATATTTCAGTGCTCGTGATATACGTAACGACAGTAAAAGATACCATCCGAATGAAGAAAAAGCAATACGGGACAAACAGTTGTGGCAAAGAACGAGCCTGCCGAAAACAGATCGCCGCTTGAAGCGAACCTGGGAGAGAAGAGACATCCAGGGGGCAGGCGGCCCCTTATCAACCGCAGCAACCTGCGCGATATTATCATTGTAGTCTGTTTCATTTCCGCCGTGCTCTACAACCTGGATTGGGTGAGGCTTGCAGTAGCGGGGGCCCTTTTGATCTTCGGCTGTTTCTTTCACTATATGACGAAGGGTGTCCTTATACGCAATGTGGTGTTGTGCCGGGAGGGGACGTACGGCGTGGTCCGGCATCCCTATTACATGGCCAACTATCTCATAGATTCGAGCTTCTGCCTCGTTAGCGGCAACGTCTACCTCCTTCTCATCTACCCGTTCCTGTTCTACTGGTCCTACGGCCCGACCATCAGGAAGGAGGAGGCCACGCTGGCCCAGCTCCACAACAGCGATTACCTGCGCTACAGTGTCGACGTTCCCCAGATATTCCCCGATGCGTACTCTATCCGGAGCATGAGGGAAGTGGGGAAGGGATTCTCGACGCAGAGGATCACACGCAACGAGATATCCCGGTTCATGCGGTTCTGGGCAACGGGAGGTTTTATCATATTCATTCATACCCTGAAGGGGGCCAGTTTTGAAAAG
This window contains:
- the serA gene encoding phosphoglycerate dehydrogenase: MKKFKILVTDHLAEEGLKILAADKEVDIEVKAGIKLDELKTIIGNYDAIITRSGTTVREDLIENPGRLKIIGRAGVGVDNIDIEAASKKGLIVLNAPTGNTLAATELTMGVMLGAARKIPLANESLKQGKWDRKKFMGIELNNKTLGIIGLGRIGSNVAIRAKSFGMKVIAYDPYIKKSKAESLGVNLYDELDDLLGVSDVITFHTPLTGTTKNMITAEKLAIMKDNVILVNCARGGIVNENDLYDSLVSGKIFAAGVDVWVEEPPKNNKLLTLENVFATPHIGANTAEGQKAVSAIVAEQVLNALHGRPYQHGVNIPFMKSLLPDHLQLYFNLSEKMGKLAAQISKGRPERISVVMVGKNFEEDLCERKFDVPFSYQPFTIAGINGFLDISLQGSVTYINAPYLAKDRNIIVEESKTEQFDKFNDLIIFNLKTDVEEISIAGTVFPDKLGRIVLLDRFHLDVIPEGTFLAFKILDRPGVIGKVGTILGNHGINIASFTVSRMVQGEEVAFVSVDSPIGKAVFKEIKAIDGMIEAREIRL